One Gossypium arboreum isolate Shixiya-1 chromosome 13, ASM2569848v2, whole genome shotgun sequence genomic window, CAGCTAATCGCTGTGGAGTTGACGTCTTGCTATCTCATCGTTATTTTTtcgtaaaatttatatttttcgtAAAAAAATTAGAAGCATTTTCGTAAAATGAACCTaatattgtaatttttaaaaatagctaatttgattttttttaaaattgacattttcaaaaatttactcGAACTATTTAACTGtgaatcaaataaataattattaattatttcaaCTGTCAGTAATAATCAACCCATGCAAGTCAAGTTGCAAATAGAAATATATTaccattatatttaaaaaaattataattatctaTGGTAAAATGCAAGTAGTAGATGACATATGAATAATTATTCAGATTATAAATAAAaagatatataaatttatattctatttaaataaacaaaatgatAACATATGAATATTTCCTTTAAAATATGGAGAATTGTTGAGATTATCACATGCGCTTCTCCAATCGCAATTCCATCCACCACCTCTATTTCTTCCAAATAACCAAAATATGAAACCATCAAAccaaatatatattttgaatttcaataatttattcctcaaataaatatattataattggAATTTCCACtattatttatcaaataaataatTAGCATGCACGGGAGAAATTAAGTAAttgtaaattaaaaatatttactgttataaataattttaattaattaatatgcaCAGGAGAAATTAAGTTTTTGCTAATTAAATATATTCTAATTGGAATTCCCACTGTTATTttataatcacatatttacattttataaaTCACACCATCATCCCGTTAGCAATTAAATTTACTTCCAGAATAAATAGGTTAAAAATGGGAATCCTGAAATATATAAGAGTATTTTAAGTGCTTCTAGTTATTTCAACTTTCGAAATAAttaggttaaatttttaaaaaaattaaaaagatataaAAAGAATATTATTACTAACGTAATACaatgaattataatttttaaacaatattgttaaaattattttaatacacttaaaaataatgaatttaaaattaaaaaggacaataattataaaaataaaataatcataaatttgtaagtattgctattatcacaaaaaatgataaaataaaattaaaaaaaaaacatattttttcTTTCAAGTTTTATTCTcgtaaacaattaaattaacatatttttgTTAATATATTGATATCATTACTattcataaattattttaaaattttgtaatataCAGTATCAGAATACAATTTTTACACTATTTTTACCatatgtaaaaatattatttaaaaataaaacatttcattaaataatatgtttaaatttattttcacattattaattaaatttaaaaatattaaataatttattattacaaGAGTAAAaaaactaatatatataatattttaattaatatatagaaTCATACCCTAGTTTTTGATATAGAGTTTTGATTCCATGACTTGTAGTTTGTAAAATATGTTAAAACCATTAATATATGATTTTGTAAGAAAGATTACTTTTTACAATGTGCGCGTCTCATTCATGAATTATTGATATGGAATTCACGAGCACAATACATCCATTCATTCACAATCCAAGAACTTGGATATATCCCTCAAAATACTTCCTTTTTTTTTACTGCTTAACTGCCTAGAACATTTGCATTTCTTGCTTTGCTCTTAGAGTTCAATTATGGCAGAAACGTTTCTGTTAGATATTGCACAAAGGGTTGTGGAGAAAATAGCCCATCTCTTCATGGAAGAAGTTGCCTTGGCCTTTAATGTTGAAAGCGACTTGAGAAAGCTCAAGGAAACCATGAGCAGCATTAAAGCTGTGCTGCTGGATGCTGAGCGGCAACAGCACCAGAATGAGAAGTTGCGCCTCTGTATGTGGAAGCTCAGAGACATCTTTTACGATGCTGAAGATGTTGATGATTTCAAGTGTGAAGCTCTCCGCAAACAGGCAATCATCCCAACATCAGCTTCAAGGTTCGATTTTTAGCTTCATGCTCTCTGCctcttttcttctcttttaaAATGGGTCATAAAATCAAATCCATCAATCAGAGGCTAAACGAACTTGCCACTGTGAACAACTTTAATCTAGAACTAGGTACCGATAACCGGCATGTTTTTCACAGAGAAACTCACTCTTGTGTGAATTATTCTGATTTCATTGGTAGAGATGTAGATAAAGAGAATATTATTGATCTCTTGATGAAACCAAGTGAGGATCCAAACATCCCTGTCATTCCCATTGTTGGAATTGGGGGTTTAGGAAAAACCACTCTCACTCAATTGGTATACAATGATGATCGGGTTACCAGATGTTTCCCATTAAAGATATGGATCTGTGTCTCAGATGAATTTGATCTTTCTAGATTGCTCAAGCTCATTATTCACTCCATAAATAAGGGAGAGAAATGTGATAATTTAACGGTTGAAGCCTTGCAAATTTGTTTGAGAAGTCTTTTGAATGATAAGAAGTTTTTGCTGGTTCTCGATGATGTGTGGAATGAAAACCGTGCAAGATGGATTGAGTTAAGAGATATATTAGGATCAATGGATTATTTGTGTGGGAGCAAAATTATTGTGACCATTCGAAGTTTGAAGGTTGCCTTTATAATGAGTTCAATTCACCCTTATGAATTGAAAGGTCTCTCTTTATGAATTGAAAGGTCTCTCTTTTGAAGATTGTTTTGACTTTGTTTACAAAATGGGCATTTAATAATGAGGATGAGAGACAATATCCAAATCTAATGAGATCGGGAAAGAAATTGTGCAAAAGTGCAAAGGGGTTCCTTTGGCAGTGAGAACATTGGGAAGTCTATTGTTTTTGAAAACTGATAAATCTTATTGGATCTCTATAAGAGACAGTGAAATATGGATGTTTGAACAAAGTCAAAATGATATTTTACTAGTCTTGAAGTTGAGTTACAATCATTTGCCATCTCATTTGCAATGATGTCTTGTCCTTTTGTCATTGTACAAAAATGATGAGATCTATTATACTGATCAAGTTGTCTATCTTTGGATGGCAAATGGATTGCTTGGGCATCCAAAGCAAAAGCAAGATTGGGAGGACGTCGGTGATCAGTATTTGAATGATTTGATGTCAAGATGCCTCATCCAGATGAACCAACATTATGGCGATGTGTTTACCTTCAAAATGCGCGATCTAATACATGATCTTTCATTAGAAGTGTCCCAAAAAGAGTGTAAAATAGTGGATTGCCAAACAAAAACCATTGACGAAAATGTTCGACATTTATCATTTTGTGATGACAAGCAGATAAACGTGGCCCAAGTTtttactaaattgaaaaatgttagCACAGTAGTGGTCCTAGAGGTTTCAAAGGAATCAAAGGCTATTCATGAATCTCTTGTAAGTCTTTGTGTCTCCAATTTTAAGTACATACCGGCACTTTTTCTACAGGGTTCACCATTGACTGCTTTACCGAATTCCATTGCTGCCTTAAAACACTTACGAGAACTTGACTTGACAAACTGTTGCAATATAAAGAAACTTCCGAGTTCTTTCTATAAGCTTCGAAGGTTACAATCACTAAGAATGAGAGGTGTTCCTTTGATGCAATTGCCTGTGAGCATTGAAAGCTTGATTGAGCTTAGATATCTAGAAATAACTATTAAAGCTAAGAAATTGAAAGGAAGTCGGTTAAGAAGTTGGACTTCACTTCAATGCTTGGTGTTGGTTGATTGCGACAATTTAGAATGTCTATCTAAGGAAATGAAGGGCCTCACCGAACTTTTACATCTAATACTTCACGGGTGTATGGAGTTGAATAACAGATACCATATAAACGGGCGTTTAGATTGGCAGGAATGGCTCCAAAAGAAAAGGAAGCCATTTGATGatctatttaaataaaatttgaggTACGCAGCAATATTTTAATTTCTCtatcaaatttttatttcataatatatatatatatatatatatatatattctttttgaGTAAGGGCCTTTTCTTTACTTTCTTTAAAACTCCGAGTTTTAATTGAAAATGTTATCACAGGTATATGAAATATACATGATTTGTTGCTTCTACTCAAAATGAAAAGAGGTGAGCTTTTATTTACTGCCATAAAAATCTCCATTAACTATTATAATTCGGCTTTCTATAAGTTATAAGCCTATCCAATGATATTAATGCACCACAAAGTTGTTTTTTCTTGTCATCTATGCATAACATTCAAGTTGgctactatttttttttctttaatgttgATGTTCCCTCTCGGAGAAGCTAATATCATATAATAACTTCTTGCAATTCCTCACAAACGAGAGAATATTAAGGTGGCATTATAATGGACATGTTGATTGGGATAGgggaaaaatactaaaatttcatCAAATGCTGTCTGTAATCCAAaatgaaatttcataaaaaaaattgcaatatgtttttttcccatttttttgtaattaattaacgaattgagtaaaaaaaaattgagttagTTGAGTTGACACTATTTTATCATTCTAActtgatttaaaaaaatttcaaactaagttgagtgaaatgaaatttgagTTGAATCAAATTGAGTTATATTGCtcgaattaaataaaaaattaaacatatcaaaataacatCTTGTTACAATATAAATAGTTCATGCTAgagcatataaatttaaaatcatatatatttgaaactctttcaaagtaaaataaaataaaaaaatatgacaCTTTAGTTGGATAAACTTGAATTTTGTAATTTACTTGTTTAGCTCctcaaggatatcctatgagggtaacacagtTATGACAAGGTCAGTGGACGAGCTCTGAGTAGTTgttttcataatggtatgtcgttGAGGAGAGCTCAAACTTGACACTATAGTAGAataacttcgtgactaaatgagtttataattaatagatgaaaaatcgaaacttaattataaatcatttgagcctcaagtacatatgtccaattggtccttccgctagctcgttgaaaccaaaaaGGAATTGCatatttgaatagaaatgaatggaatgaatagaaaaagagaaatgagaaacatttaagaatgattatggttttctccgaAATAGAGAaatcaaatcatttgaaaatgaaaatgaacatgAAAACTTGCAATCCTATATATGACTACTTAAAAAATgatggaagaatgagtttatgtttttggattgttttgaagcctgaaaataaaataaatatttcgatcatagtgaacatgttgagttgtgacaCATTGAACGAATTTTCTCGAAATTTTatcaagggtaaaattgtaaaaaaatttacTAGGGTAAATTTGGgatgaaaaaattatttaatatgtaaatattaaattttattttggaaaatagaaaaattgaatcagGTTGGATCATATTACAAAGTATTGGGTCAAAAATGCCTaggaagtactcgtaattggacccgATGTGAGAGAGACCCAAAACCCCTCATGTAAGGAGGTGGGACGACAAAACCCTAGTATCATTAACTAGGGTTGTCGCCCCCTATATCCTAGTTCAACTAGGATATCATTTTTCTAGTGGAAATAAACTTTTACAACTCTataagggttctaccttctcttcctataaataagTGGCACCGGTAGAGCTATGAACACAACTGCTCGCGTGATTTCGTgagaggttttaaatatttataattaatcgttcttgaaactaactattatcgtgatgtaggcaagtgtacctatcgaacagtagtatattttaagcaagaccggattgttgaacccaaaggaactaaaagtactagtaatgactgtctttttattatctagcctaagaagaaagatgttttgttttaactaactaattatctaaactaagaactcacagagaatagaattggggaattgcttttgggaaaatcaattgaattaagacaatacctaaggaaaaatccacctagactgtacttgttattctagctccgaatcggactatttattcatttaacttgttccgtagagatccttaagttatgttattatccctattcaagactaataacgtctaatccctagattgaataattgatacctttctctaattaacaccctagggttgcattaactcgatctatggatccccttattaggtttcactctaatccggcaaaatcttgtcaccctatgtttaggcgcgcaaacaactccgcttaattatggaaaatgtactcttagacagggtctattcctcctctgaataagagcttatcttgaatcagtatcctgggatatcaaaacaagaattaagaacacataattaagaacaagttaaatatttatcatacaattcaaaaaataataacaagattcatcttaggtatcattccccttaggtatttaggggttttagttcataactaaataagaaacatctcaaaataataaagaatacaaaacataaagaaaacccaaaattcctgaaagggaaattgaggagagatcttcagttttgatgatgaatccggcttctgagatggatcaatcggcttcctcggAGTAATTTCTTACTCTCTCCCTATGTGTCCCCCCTTtcttcctcttctagggtgtatttataggctttggaatgcctaagagccctcaaaattagccttttccgaattggactcaacttggctcggcagggacactctcgtgtgacacacccgtgtgtgattacttcaggccgtgctcgagcttgccaaatggacacgaccgtgtggtctgcccgtgtgaggaggtccaggccgtgttgatttcgtactttggcccattttctttgtttttggtccatttctcgttcctttcgttctcctatgctctcttaagtataaaacatgaaattaaagtattaggagcgtcgaattcaccaattctaatgggaaatcatccataaaatgtgttaaacatggggtaaaaatatgtataaattacggtttatcaaatacccccacacttaagcatttacttgtcctcaagcaaaattctcaac contains:
- the LOC128279342 gene encoding putative disease resistance protein RGA1 — its product is MAETFLLDIAQRVVEKIAHLFMEEVALAFNVESDLRKLKETMSSIKAVLLDAERQQHQNEKLRLCMWKLRDIFYDAEDVDDFKCEALRKQAIIPTSASRETHSCVNYSDFIGRDVDKENIIDLLMKPSEDPNIPVIPIVGIGGLGKTTLTQLVYNDDRVTRCFPLKIWICVSDEFDLSRLLKLIIHSINKGEKCDNLTVEALQICLRSLLNDKKFLLVLDDVWNENRARWIELRDILGSMDYLCGSKIIVTIRSLKVAFIMSSIHPYELKGLSL
- the LOC108488350 gene encoding putative disease resistance protein RGA3, which gives rise to MANGLLGHPKQKQDWEDVGDQYLNDLMSRCLIQMNQHYGDVFTFKMRDLIHDLSLEVSQKECKIVDCQTKTIDENVRHLSFCDDKQINVAQVFTKLKNVSTVVVLEVSKESKAIHESLVSLCVSNFKYIPALFLQGSPLTALPNSIAALKHLRELDLTNCCNIKKLPSSFYKLRRLQSLRMRGVPLMQLPVSIESLIELRYLEITIKAKKLKGSRLRSWTSLQCLVLVDCDNLECLSKEMKGLTELLHLILHGCMELNNRYHINGRLDWQEWLQKKRKPFDDLFK